In the Pseudonocardia cypriaca genome, one interval contains:
- a CDS encoding NIPSNAP family protein → MRIYRMTPDGAAVFHGFFHTWLLPVQLRHGARLVGRWETEDDRVVAVWEYDDRAAYERIQAAVSQDPDSRRAQEHRKSLPVMFTDQEEIFMNSTL, encoded by the coding sequence ATGCGCATCTACCGCATGACGCCAGACGGGGCTGCGGTGTTCCACGGGTTCTTCCACACCTGGCTGCTTCCTGTGCAGCTCCGGCATGGCGCCAGGTTGGTCGGCCGGTGGGAGACCGAAGACGACCGGGTCGTCGCGGTCTGGGAGTACGACGATCGTGCCGCCTACGAACGAATCCAGGCCGCCGTCAGCCAAGACCCAGACAGTCGACGAGCGCAGGAGCATCGCAAGAGCCTTCCGGTCATGTTCACCGACCAGGAGGAGATCTTCATGAATTCGACACTATGA
- a CDS encoding NAD(P)-binding domain-containing protein yields the protein MSGTEKVQQLRREYRNRQVRWGFIWAIWCAVLWGAWYVPGTVIYSEVPFVDLAGSTGDYLLAAMVITTLNAVAVLLAMYLWVAVLGKTGEYVQTMRRTRISRWYAPAGLAGMLAIFGSILAIAYVGAAFAAVAALLYPIIGALLARLWYHERITRQAAVGIIVIVAGGVIIFAPGIVGELAGAGTGGMLGYVGGALAFIGWGVEGAIAGRALDVSDPDVGLTLRFTAEVALWVLVVVPITWVLAGNRLWEVIGATLANPNNLLLLVLLGLTFGFCYVAWYKSFPLIGVGRGQAIAALYGPLALVWLYLFTLEAPGVQFVVGGLIAVIGSFVLFTEKRDVLEVVRAVPGAHVDPAPTPEEVPDMHMKGHMLQLLAERGPMWDYDIADEVMQAYGVSGDYWFGTVRLTLTDLFSSGLLDEIETAVDPEKSRGEEKLLFKFGLNDFGRSRMRQSGLMGEKADEHVLRVSGGPGADGDPDDRAPAAGALPGEDVRQEVVSATDGATPESPDPVSAPLASSPPKRRDMARVAVIGAGPSGLAQLHAFEQARRAGVEVPEVVCFEKQSDWGGLWNYTWRTGLDQYGDPVHGSMYRYLWSNGPKECLEFADYTFDEHFGKPIPSFPPREVLFDYITGRAKKSNVRQYIQFDSAVRWVSFDLARDVFEVTVESREDGSTRTEEFDHVIVATGHFSTPNMPEYPGFASFPGRVLHAHDFRDAQEFAGKDLLVVGSSYSAEDIALQSKKYGARSVTICYRNAPMGFGWPEGISEVPKLDRLEGRTAHFVDGTTRDVDAIVLCTGYRHWFPFIEDNLRLRTDNVLYPADLYKGVVWTANPKLMYLGMQDQYYTFNMFDAQAWFARDVVLGRIPLPARGEMERDIASWRERQDTLGGPADDIDFQTDYVRDLLEDVDYAAFDLDLVREHFNTWEHHKEESITGYRDKSFSSPCTGTTGPVHHTPWWDEPDDSLGAFLRTDA from the coding sequence ATGTCAGGCACCGAGAAGGTGCAGCAGTTGCGTCGGGAGTACCGCAACCGGCAGGTGCGGTGGGGTTTCATCTGGGCCATCTGGTGCGCGGTTCTGTGGGGCGCCTGGTACGTGCCGGGCACGGTCATCTACTCGGAGGTCCCGTTCGTGGATCTCGCCGGATCGACCGGCGACTACCTGCTGGCGGCCATGGTGATCACGACGCTGAACGCGGTGGCGGTGCTGCTGGCGATGTACCTGTGGGTGGCGGTGCTGGGCAAGACCGGCGAGTACGTCCAGACGATGCGGCGGACCCGCATCTCGCGCTGGTACGCCCCGGCCGGGCTCGCCGGCATGCTGGCGATCTTCGGCTCGATCCTCGCGATCGCCTACGTGGGTGCCGCGTTCGCCGCGGTCGCCGCCCTGCTGTACCCGATCATCGGCGCCCTGCTGGCCAGGCTCTGGTACCACGAGCGCATCACCCGCCAGGCGGCCGTGGGCATCATCGTGATCGTCGCCGGAGGAGTGATCATCTTCGCTCCCGGGATCGTCGGGGAGCTCGCCGGCGCCGGCACGGGCGGCATGCTCGGCTACGTGGGTGGCGCGCTGGCGTTCATCGGCTGGGGCGTCGAGGGCGCCATCGCGGGGCGCGCGCTGGACGTCAGCGACCCCGACGTCGGTCTCACGCTGCGGTTCACCGCCGAGGTGGCGCTGTGGGTGCTCGTCGTCGTGCCCATCACGTGGGTGCTCGCGGGCAACCGGCTGTGGGAGGTCATCGGGGCCACGCTGGCCAACCCCAACAACCTGTTGCTGCTCGTCCTGCTCGGGCTGACGTTCGGCTTCTGCTACGTGGCCTGGTACAAGTCCTTCCCGCTCATCGGCGTCGGCCGTGGCCAGGCGATCGCAGCGCTGTACGGGCCGCTCGCGCTGGTGTGGCTGTACCTGTTCACCCTCGAGGCGCCGGGCGTCCAGTTCGTCGTCGGCGGACTGATCGCCGTGATCGGCAGCTTCGTGCTGTTCACCGAGAAGCGCGACGTGCTGGAGGTCGTCCGGGCGGTCCCGGGTGCCCACGTCGACCCGGCACCAACGCCCGAGGAGGTACCCGACATGCACATGAAGGGCCACATGCTGCAGCTGCTCGCGGAGCGGGGGCCGATGTGGGACTACGACATCGCCGACGAGGTGATGCAGGCCTACGGGGTCTCCGGCGACTACTGGTTCGGCACCGTGCGGCTGACGCTCACCGACCTGTTCTCCAGCGGCCTGCTCGACGAGATCGAGACGGCCGTGGATCCGGAGAAGTCGCGCGGCGAGGAGAAGCTGCTGTTCAAGTTCGGCCTCAACGACTTCGGGCGCAGCCGCATGCGGCAGTCCGGCCTGATGGGAGAGAAAGCAGATGAGCACGTTCTTCGCGTATCCGGCGGGCCCGGTGCTGATGGTGATCCTGATGATCGGGCTCCCGCTGCTGGCGCTCTACCAGGCGAGGACGTTCGTCAAGAAGTTGTGAGCGCAACTGACGGAGCGACCCCGGAAAGCCCTGACCCCGTTTCTGCCCCGCTCGCTTCGAGCCCACCCAAGAGGAGAGACATGGCACGTGTCGCCGTCATCGGTGCAGGCCCGAGCGGCCTGGCCCAGCTACACGCGTTCGAGCAGGCGCGTCGGGCGGGTGTCGAGGTCCCCGAGGTCGTCTGTTTCGAGAAGCAGAGCGACTGGGGTGGCCTGTGGAACTACACCTGGCGTACCGGGCTCGACCAGTACGGCGACCCCGTGCACGGGAGCATGTACCGCTACCTGTGGTCGAACGGGCCGAAGGAATGCCTGGAGTTCGCCGACTACACGTTCGACGAACACTTCGGCAAGCCGATCCCGTCGTTCCCGCCGCGTGAGGTGCTCTTCGACTACATCACCGGGCGGGCGAAGAAGAGCAACGTCCGCCAGTACATCCAGTTCGACTCGGCCGTCCGGTGGGTCTCCTTCGACTTGGCCCGCGACGTCTTCGAGGTCACGGTGGAGTCGCGCGAGGACGGTTCCACACGCACCGAGGAGTTCGACCACGTCATCGTCGCGACCGGCCACTTCTCCACACCGAACATGCCCGAGTACCCCGGTTTCGCGAGCTTCCCCGGGCGGGTGCTGCACGCGCACGACTTCCGGGACGCGCAGGAGTTCGCCGGCAAGGACCTGCTCGTCGTGGGCAGCAGCTACTCGGCGGAGGACATCGCACTGCAGTCGAAGAAGTACGGGGCCCGCTCCGTCACGATCTGCTACCGCAACGCCCCCATGGGCTTCGGCTGGCCCGAGGGGATCTCCGAGGTGCCGAAGCTCGATCGCCTGGAGGGCAGGACCGCGCACTTCGTCGACGGGACCACCCGTGACGTGGACGCGATCGTGCTGTGCACCGGATACCGGCACTGGTTCCCGTTCATCGAGGACAACCTGCGGCTGCGCACGGACAACGTCCTCTACCCGGCCGACCTCTACAAGGGTGTGGTCTGGACCGCTAACCCGAAGCTGATGTACCTCGGGATGCAGGACCAGTACTACACGTTCAACATGTTCGACGCGCAGGCGTGGTTCGCCCGCGACGTCGTGCTCGGCCGGATCCCGCTGCCTGCGCGGGGGGAGATGGAGCGCGACATCGCGTCGTGGCGGGAGCGCCAGGACACCCTCGGCGGCCCCGCGGACGACATCGACTTCCAGACCGACTACGTGCGCGACCTGCTCGAGGACGTCGACTACGCGGCGTTCGACCTCGACCTGGTCCGCGAGCACTTCAACACGTGGGAGCACCACAAGGAGGAGAGCATCACCGGCTACCGGGACAAGTCGTTCTCCTCGCCGTGCACGGGCACCACCGGTCCCGTGCACCACACGCCGTGGTGGGACGAGCCCGACGACTCACTGGGAGCGTTCCTGCGAACCGATGCGTGA
- a CDS encoding tetratricopeptide repeat protein: MVRGGVHDLAARNARAAALFTAGNVKEAADMFEDTLRGCRALLGRDHHATLTVAGNLGAARMSAGQRREGIRLIAENVADRSRVLGEEDPRTLTARDALAVAYRLHGDVDDAVQLSGKVIAQRIRVLGPAHPDTLTSRMGMARSQAAAGDLDAAAALLSAAMQDAESLPPRHPHRTALAECAEAIGMTLLEG; the protein is encoded by the coding sequence TGTGCACGACCTGGCCGCCCGCAACGCACGCGCCGCGGCCTTGTTCACCGCCGGCAACGTGAAGGAAGCCGCGGACATGTTCGAGGACACGTTGCGCGGCTGCCGAGCGCTGCTCGGGCGCGACCACCACGCCACGCTGACCGTCGCCGGCAATCTCGGGGCCGCTCGGATGTCGGCGGGGCAGCGGCGGGAGGGCATCCGGCTGATCGCCGAGAACGTCGCCGACCGATCGCGTGTGCTCGGCGAGGAGGACCCGCGCACCCTCACCGCCCGTGACGCGCTCGCCGTGGCGTACCGGCTCCACGGCGACGTGGACGACGCGGTGCAGCTGTCCGGCAAAGTCATCGCTCAGCGCATCCGGGTGCTGGGACCCGCGCACCCGGACACTCTCACTTCCCGGATGGGAATGGCGCGCTCCCAGGCCGCCGCGGGCGACCTCGATGCGGCCGCCGCCCTGCTCAGCGCGGCCATGCAGGACGCCGAGTCGCTCCCCCCGCGGCATCCGCACCGGACCGCCCTCGCCGAGTGCGCTGAGGCGATCGGCATGACCCTCCTCGAGGGGTAG
- a CDS encoding type I-G CRISPR-associated protein Cas7: MALYAHDPGSLVYGAWNSHRKGRPQKFRGVHSSEVVGLESGSRHP; this comes from the coding sequence GTGGCGTTGTACGCGCATGACCCGGGGTCGTTGGTGTACGGGGCGTGGAACAGTCACCGGAAGGGGCGTCCGCAGAAGTTCCGCGGGGTGCACTCGAGCGAGGTGGTCGGGTTGGAATCCGGCTCTCGGCACCCGTGA
- a CDS encoding transposase — protein sequence MTCGPIFGITKPRYPLRGATEFATLRYFALNGTDHRSHDEQNAAVAAYVRWRNASAQPKTNFAVDSPIRTWTSYTVEAA from the coding sequence ATGACATGTGGCCCAATCTTTGGGATTACCAAACCGCGATACCCGTTACGGGGCGCCACCGAGTTCGCCACCCTGCGCTACTTCGCCCTCAACGGCACCGACCACCGCAGCCACGACGAGCAGAACGCCGCGGTCGCCGCCTACGTCCGCTGGCGCAACGCCAGCGCCCAACCCAAGACGAACTTCGCGGTCGACTCACCGATCCGCACCTGGACCAGTTACACGGTCGAAGCTGCGTGA